The Halogranum gelatinilyticum genome includes a window with the following:
- a CDS encoding UPF0179 family protein, translating into MSKVTLIGARLAEPGREFVYQGESTLCEGCPYRTQCLNLTEGSRYRITDVRENTQTLDCAVHDTGVKAVEVEPTTVPANVASKGAYAGSKAKLEGPCPHTECPSHELCVPEGADFDTEYRIQEVVGEPPHDHCYLDRTLTRVELEPRDE; encoded by the coding sequence ATGTCCAAAGTCACGCTCATCGGGGCCCGTCTCGCCGAACCCGGCCGCGAGTTCGTCTACCAGGGTGAGTCGACGCTCTGTGAGGGCTGTCCCTATCGAACCCAGTGTCTCAACCTCACAGAGGGCTCGCGCTACCGGATCACGGACGTCCGCGAGAACACACAGACGCTCGACTGCGCGGTCCACGACACCGGCGTCAAAGCCGTCGAGGTCGAACCGACCACCGTCCCTGCCAACGTCGCCTCCAAGGGAGCCTACGCCGGGAGCAAGGCGAAACTCGAAGGCCCCTGCCCGCACACCGAGTGTCCGAGTCACGAACTCTGCGTCCCCGAGGGCGCAGACTTCGACACCGAATACCGGATTCAGGAGGTCGTCGGCGAGCCGCCACACGACCACTGCTATCTGGACCGGACGCTCACGCGCGTCGAACTGGAACCGAGAGACGAGTAG
- a CDS encoding SpoVR family protein, which produces MRDDRIDAQRVAKGLEEPVREAGHLARKLGLEPYPVNYWIVDYDEMNQLIAYGGFQQRYPHWRWGMTYDRQRKTDQFGMGKAFEIVNNDNPSHAFLQESNSLADQKAVITHVEAHADFFANNEWFGMFAKEGDSLDAAAMLERHATAIGNYMDDPEIDRGEVEKFIDAVLCLEDNIDQHRPYDEAGGPREKQDPEDLRDRLDDMNISNEVRRQVFSEEWLDALAEAEAAEAKLDDPQKDVLAYLRHHGMTFDEEEGKAAEMEPWQKDILDMLREESYYFAAQKMTKVMNEGWAAYWESLMMADEHFAGTDEFLTYADHQSRVLGSPGLNPYKLGKDLWEYIESAANRREVADKLLRVKGITPRNFHDEVDFEQVQELLAPDPAIDGVNSDTVDDLAALGPDDPRVDHETLDSVVSAREAGEEPPFDVDAYPWKLLTYEGMVERHYSLIKPQNRGFLRRVRRSELEQLARYMFDDQLYDSVEEALADVDYAAGWDRMREIRESHNDVTFLDAFLTHEFVTENHYFAYEFTRASGDFRVTSTEYEDVKKKLLLMFTNFGKPTVAVYDGNYDNRGELLLGHQYNGIMLDHKQAKGVLERLYDLWGRPVNLMTIVKEYDEHDLEIARRRNREPEPVEAGKRIRYDGDGFEVHDLPSELTERIAASDIDYDTKPDEWLA; this is translated from the coding sequence ATGAGAGACGACCGTATCGACGCCCAGCGCGTCGCGAAGGGGCTCGAGGAGCCGGTCCGCGAGGCCGGCCACTTGGCCCGCAAGCTCGGCTTGGAGCCGTATCCGGTCAACTACTGGATCGTCGACTACGACGAGATGAACCAGCTCATCGCCTACGGCGGCTTCCAACAGCGGTATCCGCACTGGCGGTGGGGGATGACCTACGACCGCCAGCGCAAGACCGACCAGTTCGGCATGGGCAAGGCGTTCGAGATTGTCAACAACGACAACCCGAGTCACGCCTTCCTCCAGGAATCGAACTCGCTGGCCGACCAGAAGGCGGTCATCACCCACGTCGAGGCGCACGCCGACTTCTTCGCCAACAACGAGTGGTTCGGGATGTTCGCGAAGGAGGGCGACAGTCTCGACGCGGCGGCGATGCTCGAACGGCACGCGACCGCCATCGGGAACTACATGGACGACCCCGAGATCGACCGGGGAGAGGTCGAGAAGTTCATCGACGCGGTGCTCTGTCTGGAGGACAACATCGACCAGCACCGCCCGTACGACGAGGCCGGAGGTCCCCGCGAGAAGCAGGACCCCGAAGACCTCAGAGACCGCCTCGACGACATGAACATCTCCAACGAGGTGCGACGGCAGGTCTTCTCCGAGGAGTGGCTCGACGCGCTCGCCGAGGCCGAGGCGGCCGAGGCGAAACTCGACGACCCGCAGAAGGACGTCCTCGCGTATCTCCGGCACCACGGCATGACCTTCGACGAGGAGGAGGGGAAGGCCGCCGAGATGGAGCCGTGGCAGAAGGACATCCTCGATATGTTGCGCGAGGAGTCCTACTACTTCGCCGCCCAGAAGATGACGAAGGTCATGAACGAGGGCTGGGCCGCCTACTGGGAGTCGCTGATGATGGCCGACGAGCATTTCGCCGGCACCGACGAGTTCCTGACCTACGCCGACCACCAGTCGCGCGTCCTCGGGTCGCCCGGACTCAACCCCTACAAACTGGGCAAGGACCTCTGGGAGTATATCGAGAGTGCCGCGAACCGTCGGGAGGTCGCCGACAAACTCCTCCGTGTGAAGGGCATCACGCCGCGGAACTTCCACGACGAGGTCGACTTCGAGCAGGTCCAAGAGCTACTCGCCCCCGACCCGGCCATCGACGGCGTCAACAGCGACACCGTCGACGACCTCGCCGCACTCGGTCCCGACGACCCGCGCGTCGACCACGAGACGCTCGACAGCGTCGTCTCGGCGCGCGAGGCGGGCGAGGAGCCGCCGTTCGACGTCGACGCCTACCCGTGGAAACTGTTGACCTACGAGGGGATGGTCGAGCGTCACTACTCGCTCATCAAGCCGCAGAACCGCGGCTTCCTCCGTCGCGTCCGCCGCTCGGAGCTGGAGCAGCTCGCGCGGTACATGTTCGACGACCAGCTGTACGACTCCGTCGAGGAGGCACTGGCCGACGTCGACTACGCGGCGGGCTGGGACCGGATGCGCGAGATCCGCGAGAGTCACAACGACGTGACCTTCCTCGACGCCTTCCTGACCCACGAGTTCGTCACGGAGAACCACTACTTCGCCTACGAGTTCACCCGCGCCAGCGGCGACTTCCGCGTCACCTCGACCGAGTACGAGGACGTCAAGAAGAAGCTGCTCTTGATGTTCACCAACTTCGGGAAGCCGACGGTCGCTGTCTACGACGGCAACTACGACAACCGCGGCGAGCTGCTCTTGGGCCACCAGTACAACGGCATCATGCTGGACCACAAGCAGGCCAAGGGCGTGCTCGAACGGCTCTACGACCTCTGGGGTCGGCCGGTCAATCTGATGACCATCGTCAAGGAGTACGACGAGCACGACCTCGAAATCGCCCGGCGTCGCAACCGCGAACCGGAGCCGGTCGAAGCGGGCAAGCGAATCCGCTACGACGGTGACGGCTTCGAGGTCCACGATCTGCCGAGCGAGCTGACGGAGCGTATCGCCGCCAGCGACATCGACTACGACACCAAACCCGACGAGTGGCTCGCCTGA
- a CDS encoding M14 family metallopeptidase — protein MRVYHLGEGTPEVAVVGSIHGDEPCGVRAIERLVAEDPDVERPIKLIVANEEALDAGVRYLDEDLNRAFPGDPDADSHERRLAHELKQELRDCTVLSLHSTQSYGEPFALVDTVDAVTRAICPRLPVDVVVETEKFTEGRLIKHPHTIEVECGFQGSDEAAENAYWLIRAFLAATSVLPAPTAEDPVDAGGRKDVTVFRLLEKIPKGPAEEYEVFATNFVEVQAGERFAAADGEDFYADEAFYPILLSPYGYQDVFGYAAEKVGVLD, from the coding sequence ATGAGAGTCTATCATCTCGGGGAGGGAACCCCCGAAGTCGCCGTCGTGGGGAGTATCCACGGCGACGAGCCGTGTGGCGTCCGGGCCATCGAACGGCTGGTCGCCGAGGACCCCGACGTCGAACGCCCAATCAAACTCATCGTCGCCAACGAGGAGGCCCTCGATGCTGGTGTCCGCTATCTCGACGAGGACCTCAACCGGGCGTTCCCGGGCGACCCCGACGCCGACAGCCACGAACGCCGTCTCGCACACGAACTGAAACAGGAGCTTCGCGACTGTACCGTCCTCTCGCTGCACTCGACGCAGTCCTACGGCGAACCGTTCGCGCTCGTCGACACCGTCGACGCCGTCACCCGCGCCATCTGCCCTCGTCTCCCCGTCGACGTCGTCGTCGAGACCGAGAAGTTCACCGAGGGGCGACTCATCAAACATCCTCACACCATCGAGGTCGAATGTGGCTTCCAGGGTTCCGACGAGGCCGCCGAAAACGCCTACTGGCTGATTCGCGCGTTCCTCGCCGCCACCTCCGTGCTCCCGGCCCCGACGGCCGAGGACCCGGTCGACGCGGGCGGCCGCAAGGACGTCACCGTCTTCCGTCTCTTAGAGAAGATTCCGAAGGGACCCGCCGAGGAGTACGAGGTCTTCGCGACCAACTTCGTCGAGGTCCAAGCGGGCGAGCGGTTCGCCGCAGCCGACGGCGAGGACTTCTACGCCGACGAAGCCTTCTATCCGATCTTGCTCTCGCCGTACGGCTATCAGGACGTCTTCGGCTACGCAGCGGAGAAGGTCGGCGTCCTCGACTGA
- a CDS encoding PrkA family serine protein kinase: MTGDIDTLAELSQKYKESMPADLRDAKSFDWYLETLYEDPRIARNAHQRVADMFDFYGTEYNEDLGIVEYRLASEDPLHDGENVFYGREIHDAIHEFVNKIKSGARGLGPEKRIKLLLGPVGSGKSHFDFLSRRYFEDYTLRDEGRMYTFRWVNLCDIIRDQDPADNVVQSPMNQDPIVLLPQEQRDDVIEQLNTVLDAPYTIRNDQALDPASEFYMDRLLAHYDDDLQEVLENHVEIIRLVASENKRQCIETFEPKDKKNQDETELTGDVNYSKLAIYGESDPRAFDYSGAFCNANRGIFSGEELLKLQREFLYDFLHATQEQTIKPKNNPRIDIDQVIVGRTNMPEYRDKKGDEKMEAFNDRTKRIDFPYILEYDQESQIYRKMLRNADVPNMHIEPHAMEMAGLFGVLTRIEEPDSERVSLVQKAKAYNGELDDGDDVDVKKLREEGEAKADIAEGMYGVSARFIGDEIAEAIMNSTHRGRDYLSPLTLFNHFEENLENHGSIPEENLERYYRYLELVREEYKERAIEDVRHALAYDLDEIQRQGEKYMDHVMAYIDDATIEDELTGREQEPDEKFLRSVEEKLDIPEDRKEDFRQEVSNWVSRRAREGTSFNPQDNDRLRRALERKLWEDKKHNINFSALVSANELDDDERNAWVDGLVDQGYSREGAREVLEFAGAEVAKAELEE; the protein is encoded by the coding sequence ATGACTGGAGATATAGACACACTCGCAGAACTCAGCCAGAAGTACAAGGAGTCGATGCCAGCGGACCTGCGAGACGCCAAGTCCTTCGACTGGTATCTCGAAACGCTGTACGAGGACCCACGAATCGCACGCAACGCCCACCAGCGGGTGGCCGATATGTTCGATTTCTACGGGACCGAGTACAACGAGGACCTCGGTATCGTCGAATACCGGCTGGCCTCCGAAGACCCCCTCCACGACGGAGAGAACGTCTTCTACGGCCGGGAGATCCACGACGCGATCCACGAGTTCGTCAACAAGATCAAGAGCGGGGCCCGCGGTCTCGGTCCCGAGAAACGCATCAAACTGCTCCTCGGTCCCGTCGGCTCGGGGAAGTCACACTTCGACTTCCTCTCGCGACGCTACTTCGAGGACTACACCCTCCGCGACGAGGGGCGGATGTACACCTTCCGGTGGGTCAACCTCTGTGACATCATCCGCGACCAGGACCCCGCCGACAACGTGGTCCAGTCGCCGATGAACCAGGACCCCATCGTCCTCCTCCCGCAGGAGCAGCGCGACGACGTCATCGAGCAGCTCAACACAGTACTCGACGCGCCGTACACCATCCGGAACGACCAGGCACTCGACCCGGCCTCGGAGTTCTACATGGACCGGCTGCTCGCGCACTACGACGACGACCTCCAGGAGGTCCTGGAGAACCACGTCGAGATCATCCGCCTCGTCGCCAGCGAGAACAAGCGGCAGTGCATCGAGACGTTCGAACCGAAAGACAAGAAGAACCAGGACGAAACCGAGCTGACGGGCGACGTCAACTACTCGAAGCTCGCCATCTACGGCGAGTCCGACCCGCGGGCGTTCGACTACTCGGGGGCGTTCTGTAACGCGAATAGAGGGATTTTCTCCGGCGAAGAGCTGCTCAAGCTCCAGCGGGAGTTCCTGTACGACTTCCTGCACGCGACGCAGGAGCAGACCATCAAGCCGAAGAACAACCCCCGGATCGACATCGACCAGGTCATCGTCGGCCGGACGAACATGCCCGAGTACCGCGACAAGAAGGGCGACGAGAAGATGGAGGCGTTCAACGACCGGACGAAACGCATCGACTTCCCGTACATCCTGGAGTACGACCAGGAGTCCCAGATCTACCGCAAGATGCTGCGGAACGCCGACGTGCCGAACATGCACATCGAGCCGCACGCGATGGAGATGGCCGGACTCTTCGGCGTGCTCACCCGCATCGAGGAACCCGACAGCGAGCGCGTCTCGCTCGTCCAGAAGGCGAAAGCCTACAACGGCGAACTCGACGACGGCGACGACGTGGACGTGAAGAAACTCCGCGAGGAGGGCGAGGCGAAAGCCGACATCGCCGAGGGGATGTACGGCGTCTCCGCGCGCTTCATCGGCGACGAGATCGCCGAGGCCATCATGAACTCCACGCACCGTGGCCGCGACTACCTGAGTCCGCTCACGCTGTTCAACCACTTCGAGGAGAATCTGGAGAACCACGGTTCCATCCCCGAAGAGAACCTCGAACGCTACTACCGCTATCTCGAACTCGTCCGCGAAGAGTACAAAGAGCGCGCCATCGAGGACGTTCGCCACGCACTCGCGTACGACCTCGACGAGATCCAGCGGCAGGGCGAGAAGTACATGGACCACGTCATGGCCTACATCGACGACGCCACTATCGAGGACGAACTCACCGGCCGCGAGCAGGAACCCGACGAGAAGTTCCTGCGGTCGGTCGAGGAGAAACTCGACATCCCGGAGGACAGAAAAGAGGACTTCCGACAGGAGGTCTCGAACTGGGTCTCCCGGCGTGCCCGCGAGGGGACCTCGTTCAACCCGCAGGACAACGACCGCCTGCGCCGCGCGCTGGAGCGCAAGCTCTGGGAGGACAAGAAACACAACATCAACTTCTCGGCGTTGGTGTCCGCGAACGAACTCGACGACGACGAACGCAACGCGTGGGTCGACGGGTTGGTCGACCAGGGCTACTCGCGCGAGGGTGCCCGTGAAGTGCTCGAGTTCGCCGGCGCGGAGGTCGCCAAAGCCGAGCTGGAAGAGTGA
- a CDS encoding PrkA family serine protein kinase → MTDYIGEADRALDTAYEPPMSLAEYVDLVFERPSIASHASKYLLEAIESMGTRPVVEEGKTVERYRFFDDPHNDGEHAILGNTEVLNGFVDDLRTIAADRGKGEKIIWFDGPTATGKSELKRCLINGLREYSKTEAGRRYTVEWNIVSASDTRGLSYTDESVDQEADWYESPVQSNPLSVFPAEVRRALLGELNTGSDEHIPVTLTAELDPFCREAYQYLEGTYRRAGKQELFSKITDPKHLRVKNYIVDVGRGIGVLHSEDDGSPKERLVGSWMPGMLRELDSRGRKNPQAFSYDGVLSQGNSLLTIVEDATQHADLLQKLLNVPDERRVKLDKSIGMDIDTQLLIISNPDLDAVLDQHADRNGRDPLKALKRRLDRHEFRYLTNLSLETELIRRELTNETTVWDADEYAELAERIRAPVVLTVSEGGGVVTDLEFAPHAVEAAALYSVVTRLGAEDLPPGLDLVDKALLFDQGYLQEGDTRRDADEFDFDHTDDGTHGMPVTYTRDVLADLLHVDSDRHHPTLPVERVIMPEDVLDALVEGLPVAPVFSRGEATEYESRVNVVRKHVAAQQERDVLDALLAEKGVEEETVAEYVEHVYAWAADEEIETEHGPVEPDGLLMKLFETEHLGRFKKDDYVGNEPSEAVEEFRREKIITALNRYAWENRDDEFSARDVDFSEIPVIRAVLESHDWDDVKRLFEDFDPRQWDSPPANTETATVKRKTIQELTTRGYSEASAELTSRAVMAGVQETWD, encoded by the coding sequence ATGACAGACTACATCGGTGAGGCGGACCGCGCGCTCGATACGGCATACGAACCGCCGATGAGCCTCGCGGAGTACGTCGACCTGGTGTTCGAGCGGCCCTCTATCGCGTCGCACGCCAGCAAGTATCTCCTCGAGGCCATCGAGTCGATGGGCACCCGGCCCGTCGTCGAGGAGGGCAAGACCGTCGAGCGGTACCGCTTCTTCGACGACCCGCACAACGACGGCGAACACGCCATCCTCGGCAACACCGAGGTGCTCAACGGCTTCGTCGACGACCTGCGAACCATCGCCGCCGACCGCGGCAAGGGCGAGAAGATCATCTGGTTCGACGGGCCGACAGCCACGGGAAAATCGGAACTCAAACGCTGTCTCATCAACGGCCTGCGCGAGTATTCGAAGACCGAGGCGGGCCGACGTTACACCGTCGAGTGGAACATCGTCAGCGCGAGCGACACTCGCGGGCTGAGTTACACCGACGAGAGCGTCGACCAGGAGGCCGACTGGTACGAGAGTCCGGTCCAGTCGAACCCTCTCTCCGTCTTCCCAGCGGAGGTCCGCCGGGCACTCCTCGGGGAGTTGAACACCGGCTCCGACGAGCATATCCCGGTGACGCTCACGGCCGAACTCGACCCGTTCTGCCGTGAGGCCTACCAGTATCTCGAAGGCACGTACCGCCGCGCAGGGAAACAGGAGCTGTTCTCGAAGATCACGGACCCGAAACATCTCCGGGTGAAGAACTACATCGTCGACGTCGGCCGCGGCATCGGCGTGCTCCACTCGGAGGACGACGGCTCGCCGAAAGAGCGGCTCGTCGGTAGCTGGATGCCCGGCATGCTGCGCGAGTTGGACTCGCGCGGCCGGAAGAACCCGCAGGCGTTCAGCTACGACGGCGTGCTCTCGCAGGGTAACAGCCTCCTGACCATCGTCGAGGACGCCACCCAGCACGCGGACCTGCTGCAAAAGCTGCTGAACGTGCCCGACGAGCGGCGCGTCAAGCTGGACAAGAGCATCGGGATGGATATCGACACCCAGCTCCTGATCATCTCGAATCCGGACCTCGACGCGGTGCTCGACCAGCACGCCGACAGAAACGGGAGAGACCCACTGAAAGCCTTGAAACGCAGACTCGACCGCCACGAGTTCCGCTATCTGACGAACCTCTCGTTGGAGACCGAACTCATCCGGCGGGAACTGACGAACGAGACGACCGTGTGGGACGCCGACGAGTACGCGGAACTCGCCGAGCGCATCCGCGCGCCCGTCGTCCTCACGGTCAGCGAGGGCGGCGGCGTGGTGACCGACCTCGAATTCGCGCCGCACGCCGTCGAGGCGGCCGCGCTCTACAGCGTCGTCACCCGTCTCGGCGCGGAGGACCTCCCGCCGGGACTGGACCTCGTCGACAAGGCGTTGCTCTTCGACCAGGGCTACCTGCAGGAGGGCGACACCCGACGCGACGCCGACGAGTTCGACTTCGACCACACCGACGACGGCACACACGGGATGCCGGTGACGTACACCCGCGACGTCCTCGCGGACCTGTTGCACGTCGACAGCGACCGTCACCATCCGACCCTGCCCGTCGAGCGGGTCATCATGCCCGAGGACGTCCTCGACGCACTCGTCGAGGGGCTTCCCGTGGCTCCGGTCTTCTCCCGTGGCGAGGCCACGGAGTACGAGAGCCGTGTCAACGTCGTCCGCAAGCACGTCGCCGCCCAGCAGGAACGCGACGTGCTCGACGCGCTCTTGGCGGAGAAGGGCGTCGAGGAGGAGACCGTCGCCGAGTACGTCGAACACGTCTACGCGTGGGCGGCGGACGAGGAGATCGAGACCGAGCACGGCCCGGTCGAGCCGGACGGCCTGCTCATGAAGCTGTTCGAGACCGAGCATCTCGGCCGGTTCAAGAAAGACGACTACGTCGGCAACGAGCCGTCGGAGGCGGTCGAGGAGTTCCGCCGTGAGAAGATCATCACGGCACTCAACCGCTACGCGTGGGAGAACCGCGACGACGAGTTCTCGGCGAGAGACGTCGACTTCTCGGAGATTCCGGTCATCCGTGCGGTGCTCGAATCGCACGACTGGGACGACGTGAAACGCCTCTTCGAGGACTTCGACCCCAGACAGTGGGACTCGCCCCCGGCGAACACGGAGACTGCCACAGTGAAACGCAAGACGATACAGGAGCTGACGACGCGCGGCTACAGCGAGGCCTCGGCCGAGTTGACCAGCCGTGCCGTGATGGCGGGGGTGCAAGAGACGTGGGACTGA
- a CDS encoding DUF5820 family protein, which translates to MSFDSLPDGWVVWNDEPEGRAILAYRPDVFNTEDFPAPCMPTIFVSNGSRSKRPGASQVSTDVWHATLFLEPDIEAGTEEFDSREDAVVGAVDYAERFVDGAVDYRGLYQVPREDYFDELDRLLDRDDG; encoded by the coding sequence ATGAGCTTCGATTCGCTGCCCGACGGCTGGGTCGTCTGGAACGACGAACCCGAGGGACGCGCCATCCTGGCCTACCGTCCCGACGTGTTCAACACCGAGGACTTTCCGGCACCCTGTATGCCGACCATCTTCGTCTCCAACGGGTCGCGCTCGAAGCGACCCGGTGCCTCACAGGTCTCGACCGACGTCTGGCACGCGACGCTCTTTCTCGAACCCGACATCGAGGCCGGGACCGAGGAGTTCGACAGCCGCGAAGACGCCGTCGTCGGCGCGGTCGACTACGCCGAGCGGTTCGTCGACGGCGCGGTCGACTACCGCGGGCTGTATCAGGTCCCCCGCGAGGACTACTTCGACGAACTCGACCGGCTGCTCGACCGCGACGACGGCTGA
- a CDS encoding YeaH/YhbH family protein, which yields MGLREDLERFREVGEKRRQDLKEFISYGDLGGSAPNSINIPIKIIDLPEFAYDRRDMGGVGQGQGGTPDVGQPVGPPQPADGDGEDGDPGEEGGEHEYYEMDPEEFAQELDEELGLDLEPKGKQVVEEIEGDYTELTRTGPNSTLDFEKLFRAGLKRKLAMDFDEDYVREACKVEGVTAEDVFRWAREENILVSHAWVKDAYDKVPDEERGTWASFEEMAENVEQTTTLQRIRRDGLRKVPFRREDERYRHPEIIEEKQKNVVVVNIRDVSGSMREKKRELVERTFTPLDWYLTGKYDHAEFVYIAHDAEAWQVEREEFFGIRSGGGTKISSAYHLAKEILDEQYPWADWNRYVFAAGDSENSSNDTKENVIPLMEEIPANLHAYVETQPGGNAINATHAEEVDSALGGTDNVVVAYVKSPDDVLDAIYKILSTEANDE from the coding sequence GTGGGACTGAGAGAAGACTTAGAACGGTTCCGCGAAGTCGGCGAGAAGCGCCGACAGGACCTCAAGGAGTTCATCAGCTACGGCGACCTCGGCGGGTCGGCACCCAACAGCATCAACATCCCGATCAAGATCATCGACCTCCCGGAGTTCGCCTACGACCGCCGCGACATGGGCGGCGTCGGCCAGGGCCAGGGCGGGACGCCCGACGTGGGCCAGCCCGTCGGCCCGCCACAGCCAGCCGACGGCGACGGCGAGGACGGCGACCCCGGCGAAGAGGGCGGCGAGCACGAGTATTACGAGATGGACCCCGAGGAGTTCGCCCAAGAACTCGACGAGGAACTCGGACTCGACCTCGAACCCAAAGGGAAGCAAGTCGTCGAGGAGATCGAGGGCGACTACACCGAACTCACCCGGACGGGACCGAACAGTACCCTCGACTTCGAGAAGCTGTTCCGTGCGGGCCTGAAGCGCAAGCTCGCGATGGACTTCGACGAGGACTACGTTCGGGAGGCCTGCAAGGTTGAGGGCGTCACCGCCGAGGACGTCTTCCGGTGGGCGCGCGAGGAGAACATCCTCGTCTCGCACGCGTGGGTCAAAGACGCCTACGACAAGGTCCCCGACGAGGAGCGCGGGACGTGGGCGAGCTTCGAGGAGATGGCGGAGAACGTCGAGCAGACGACGACGCTCCAGCGCATCCGCCGCGACGGTCTGCGGAAGGTCCCGTTCCGTCGCGAGGACGAGCGGTACCGCCACCCCGAGATCATTGAGGAGAAACAGAAGAACGTCGTCGTGGTCAACATCCGCGACGTTTCGGGGTCGATGCGCGAGAAGAAGCGCGAACTCGTCGAGCGGACGTTTACGCCGCTCGATTGGTATCTGACCGGCAAGTACGACCACGCGGAGTTCGTCTACATCGCCCACGACGCCGAGGCCTGGCAGGTCGAACGCGAGGAGTTCTTCGGCATCCGCTCCGGCGGCGGCACGAAGATCTCCTCGGCGTACCATCTCGCCAAGGAGATTCTCGACGAGCAGTATCCGTGGGCCGACTGGAACCGCTACGTCTTCGCCGCGGGCGACAGTGAGAACTCCTCGAACGACACGAAGGAGAACGTCATCCCGTTGATGGAGGAGATTCCGGCGAACCTCCACGCCTACGTGGAGACCCAACCCGGCGGCAACGCCATCAACGCGACCCACGCCGAGGAGGTCGACAGCGCGCTCGGCGGCACCGACAACGTCGTCGTCGCGTACGTCAAGTCGCCCGACGACGTGCTCGACGCGATCTACAAGATTCTGAGTACGGAGGCAAACGATGAGTGA
- a CDS encoding DASH family cryptochrome — protein MAVDTALVWFRRDLRLHDNPTLDVAAGAGELLSVYCFDPREYGTVRFGGSDSFPFQKTGSHRARFRRESVADLRDSLREHDSDLLVAHEKPEDAIPALAEAVDADAVYFQTLPTSEESALERLVKTRLRERDVAAHSFWTHTLYHLDDLPTPYTQIDDTFTPFRKQVESSSAVREPLAVPSLPPSPSPSDSLDDIDALDDLDGGFDALPTLADLGLDDRSVDDRGVLPFAGGESAALDRLETYVWEHDRLREYKQTRNGLLGADYSSKLSPWLNEGCLSPRYVKVEVDRYESERVANDSTYWLLFELAWRDFFQFQFQKHGDRFFSRGGIRNPDIDWQEDRDALGRWAAGETGIPFVDANMRELNRTGFMSNRGRQNVASFLANNLRVDWRWGAAYFETQLVDYDPCSNYGNWAYIAGVGNDSRDRYFNVVKQAKKYDSQAEYVKHWLPELSALPADRAHEPWTLSPEEQAKYGVHLGVDYPQPMVDVEASYEKLR, from the coding sequence ATGGCCGTCGACACCGCGCTCGTCTGGTTCCGCCGCGACCTGCGACTCCACGACAACCCCACGCTCGACGTGGCCGCAGGTGCCGGAGAACTCCTCTCAGTCTACTGTTTCGACCCGCGCGAGTACGGCACGGTCCGGTTCGGCGGCAGCGACTCCTTTCCGTTCCAGAAGACCGGCAGCCACCGCGCACGCTTCCGCCGCGAGTCGGTCGCGGACCTCCGTGACTCGCTTCGCGAGCACGACAGCGACCTCCTCGTCGCCCACGAGAAGCCGGAGGACGCCATCCCCGCGCTGGCCGAGGCTGTCGACGCCGACGCAGTCTACTTCCAGACGTTGCCGACGAGCGAGGAGTCGGCACTCGAACGGCTGGTGAAAACGCGGCTCCGTGAGCGCGACGTGGCGGCTCACAGCTTCTGGACCCATACGCTCTATCACCTCGACGACCTGCCGACGCCCTACACCCAGATCGACGATACCTTCACCCCGTTCCGCAAGCAGGTCGAGTCGTCGTCAGCGGTGCGCGAGCCGCTGGCCGTCCCGTCGCTGCCGCCGTCGCCGTCGCCGTCGGACTCGCTCGACGATATCGACGCTCTTGACGACCTTGACGGCGGCTTCGACGCGCTGCCGACGCTCGCGGACCTCGGGCTGGACGACCGCTCGGTCGACGACCGTGGCGTCCTGCCGTTCGCTGGCGGCGAGTCGGCCGCACTGGACCGCCTGGAGACGTACGTCTGGGAGCACGACCGTCTGCGCGAGTACAAGCAGACCCGAAACGGCCTGCTCGGTGCCGACTACTCCTCGAAGCTCTCACCGTGGCTCAACGAGGGCTGTCTGTCGCCGCGGTACGTGAAGGTCGAAGTCGACCGCTACGAGTCCGAGCGCGTCGCCAACGACTCGACCTACTGGCTGTTGTTCGAACTCGCGTGGCGCGATTTCTTCCAGTTCCAGTTTCAGAAACACGGCGACCGGTTCTTCAGCCGCGGCGGCATCCGCAACCCAGACATCGACTGGCAGGAAGACCGCGACGCGCTCGGGCGGTGGGCGGCGGGCGAGACGGGCATCCCGTTCGTCGACGCGAACATGCGCGAGTTGAACCGGACAGGCTTCATGTCCAACCGCGGCCGCCAGAACGTCGCGTCCTTCCTGGCGAACAACCTCCGCGTCGACTGGCGATGGGGGGCGGCCTACTTCGAGACCCAACTCGTCGACTACGACCCCTGCAGCAACTACGGCAACTGGGCCTACATCGCCGGCGTCGGCAACGACTCGCGTGATCGCTACTTCAACGTCGTCAAACAGGCGAAGAAGTACGACTCGCAGGCCGAGTACGTGAAACACTGGCTGCCCGAACTGTCGGCACTTCCGGCCGACAGGGCACACGAGCCGTGGACACTCTCGCCGGAGGAGCAGGCGAAGTATGGCGTCCATCTCGGTGTCGACTATCCGCAGCCGATGGTGGACGTGGAGGCGTCGTACGAGAAGCTACGGTAA